Below is a genomic region from Silurus meridionalis isolate SWU-2019-XX chromosome 10, ASM1480568v1, whole genome shotgun sequence.
ATACACAACATTGGCGTTTACATTTATGCCTTTGGGTCCAGTTGTTGCTCACAATTGtggattattttataaaaagttgGTCATAATTAACATTAGCATTAGTCAAGCCTTCCATATATGGCTGAAAACTCAACTTTGAGAAAGAATgaggaaaattattattaaatgttaagTACAAGCTGCGGTTTATTTTGCTGGCATTTTACTCTTCACTTTTAAATGCGATCCTCCGTCCACAATgttcacaaaagaaaaacaatgcaaGTGTTTGATTGATTCACATTATATTACAAGCATTTCAGGACAGTGAAGTGACAAAATGGCTCAGGAACATGACAAGGAGCCCTGATTTCAGGGGGAATGAAACACTGAAAAGCAaggcataaataaaaaaaagtttacaatatttttgtatatatttacaacAAAATAGAGTTAGCACAAAGGCATGTTGTCCTGTCGGTTAAAGCTTTCGTGTGCATCTGCGTATTTACACGATTGTCCCGTTTCCTTGACTGCGATGCGCATTTCAGGAAAACGTGCATTCAAAACATAATCGACATTGGTCAAGAAAATCACAGCTGTTCAACAGAAGCATCCAAACGTAATTGGTGGTGCCAACTGGCTGCGAGGCGAACCATCAAGCACACCTTCACGAGCCACGGAACTGCTCTCCATGCAAATGACTGGAAAACGTGAAAATTGAGGAAacgcaaaaaaaacccaaaagggAGTCTCAAGTAAACAGCAACACAAATCATGTACAGTTTGAGATGCTACATTCGTTTCTTCTCGCTGGGAGCGAGATCACGCCTGACTCCTCATCGAACTCTCAAAGTTCTCCTCATCATCTGCTCGGAAAAAGTGTTCGAGCAAAGAAAATGTGTCGCCCTTCATGTTCATCGTTGTGATGTTTTCTTTAAGGGCTGCGTTCCTCGCTCTGGACTTCGCTTGATTCTCCTCACCATGGGAGGGGGTTCTAGAGCTTCTGGTAGGGGAAATCCctaggaaaaaacaaaaacaaaatgtgagGTCATTGAGAGGTTGTAAGACTCGACCCAAAATGTTTCATAGTGTTTAAGACCTGAGATTCAGtacagaatgaaagagagagaagaaataaGCCGCCATATTGGTGTGGTAGTGGGGGTGGTGTTTTCCCGCCACAACGCGCGCGGCTTCCCCCTGCCCCCACACCTACCCCTTCTTTCCGCCCCCAACCCCCCCGTCCTCCTCCCACAACCACCACACACTGACTGCGGCTCTCCTCATccttcataataataataataataataataatgataatacgCTAAAAGCAAAACCGAAGCGTACATGTGATTTCCACGTGTACCTTCATCTAAGTCTTTTCCGCGGAGTTTGCTCGGAGGGCATCGAGCCGAAGAGGTTCGGAGCGCCGCGGCGTTTCAGCTCTTCTCCATGTTTCCTCCTCCGTTTGACGAAAAAatctgcaagaaaaaaaaacaaccacgtATTTTTTCCAGATGCACGCGTTATACACGTGGGGTCGTGTATCCTCCCGTATCTCTCTGCCGCTCTCCTACCTGTAATTCGGGTCGTAGTCgttgctgcaacgagtcgtgcACTCGGCTTCCCGTCTCCGTCGCTCCCTCCGGCAGCGGAGTTCTCCCGTTCCGGAGGTGTAGCGGCTGCTGCAAGTGCAACCCTCTTTTTCCCCACCTGCAGCGACTCCTGGTAGAACACCGGCGTCCTCTCGGCCGCCGCTCCCTCCCACTCGTAGTCGCCGTCCAGCGGCGTGCCTGACGCGAAGTCAAAGTTCCAGCGGCGGCGGTCGCGCTCGGAGATCTCGCGGAGCTTCGAGTCGACTTCGCGCTGGAGTTCGTCGTGGTCGACCGCGCCGAAGAGGCTCCGGCGCACGTTGCTGCGGCGACGAGGAGGATTAGAAGGAGGAGGAACGGGGGCTACGACGACGACTATCGCGGCTCCTGGAGCGCTCGCCATGGCGTAACCGCAGTGATAATGATTATGGATGTGTATCCCCGAGCTAAAGCGCGACGTTACTCCGCAACAGCGTCGCTGATATCGGGTTTAAAGAGCCACAGGGCTCGGTAGAAACGTGTAGCCGTTTCGCGCGATCTGATTGGTTCGCTAGAAGCCACCCTCTCTAGGGGAGACCGCCTTCTCTcggttctgattggctgatgggAATATTGGAATGGCGCCAAAACAGCACTTGTGACGCTTTGTGATTTGTTatttgtgtgtacgtgtgtgagcGCGTGCGCGTGTGCGCGTGCATGTAAAGGGTGGTCTGTTTGAGACTGTTGAATTGTTTGGGTGTTGTTTTTCACTTACCAACACAgtaaagacaaaacaaatcaggggcaagttaaaaaaaaaaaaatcttataacaaagacttttatttttttctcaagttTGTAATAAATTTATTTGTACTGTCTaagtttcacattttttatcaaaaataaaaaaataaagatcacTTCAAAACAGTTGAGCTTTTACTGAACTATTTATACGTTTTGCATTtcctttcctgtagaatttgctaaaaaaaaaaaaaaaagcttttatttcaaATTCCTAGGAAAACCACAACAGGGGTTatttttatgaggttaatattgtaGCTTCTGCTTGAGATGACGTATGTGGGTGGTgaagctgtggctacagtgaaagaagACTTGTGAAATTaggtttattgggtttcttgctttagtaatggcatttattCTTGTTGTGCTCTGTTATAATATTAATGTTCTTTATAGCCGTTGTCTCATGATGGTATTAcgtttttttctcagttgctttggagcgtttctcagatcagaaatgaaattctcaaaactcctCGTTCAACCTCCAcctcatttatttacttgtgcacgtcataaaaacaatttctcGTTACTTTGATCAAATCGCGAATGCTTTAGTGcattaatcgattgtgtacgagtgtctgctgtttcacacattatcagttgtttatggcatgttgatcaaaatatattatactggtttcacctaaatagttttaacccccaaaacattttggcatcagttcattgtatgtcattgaatgcaaaatggttaaattttaagcttacatttttttttacatttttggtaaACATTTCTtgaattgataaattgtgcagatgaatcttgaatgtcactaaagAAGGCGAGTACGGCATCAAGATCGACTTATAATcgactagttctctaaaacaggtcaaaggtgactcttgtgaaccttcaattggcgaCAGAGcgaaacacagaattacaatttctgaaaatggatgaacaaccaagaaactaACAAACGCTATTACGGTACAGTAAAACTGAATCCTGTCGGGTCGCTTGCATTcagtataaatcaaatatgcaatcaaatgaatacatttgtgctgttgaaattgacattggacctcctggagtgtttaaaggtgctggcatggagaagctggtgttggatctgtaatgatcacaaatgttgagctattttatgagttgctcagtagctcttagttttataaccataaagaacaTTATCTAttatcacacactccagtgctcatgttagttctcactctccagtgatctgtattgttgaaagatttttgatcacactcttgatgtcacccaaatgaggatgggttccccttttgagtctggttcctctcaaggtttcttcctcataacatctaagggagtttttcctttccacagttgCCAAGGCTTTGTctcaacattgtctcaaagcagctttacacagataatgtggttataaaaaaatgaatatgttctttagaagtgtaagtttgtccctgatgagtgagccagtggcgactgtggtgaaggaaaaactccccgaaatGTCATaagaagaaatcttgagaggaaccagactcaggtggggaaacccatcctcatctgggttgcaccgattgtccatttatagcagatataagaTGTTgcggtgtgcagtgatggtgatcagaagcgaactttggtcctgagtcattgtagcagactgttgatatagTTAGTTTGTTAGTGAACAATGACAcaaggacttttcattctgatgggaatgagatgttcatt
It encodes:
- the cdkn1cb gene encoding cyclin-dependent kinase inhibitor 1B yields the protein MASAPGAAIVVVVAPVPPPSNPPRRRSNVRRSLFGAVDHDELQREVDSKLREISERDRRRWNFDFASGTPLDGDYEWEGAAAERTPVFYQESLQVGKKRVALAAAATPPERENSAAGGSDGDGKPSARLVAATTTTRITDFFVKRRRKHGEELKRRGAPNLFGSMPSEQTPRKRLR